A genomic segment from Nicotiana sylvestris chromosome 1, ASM39365v2, whole genome shotgun sequence encodes:
- the LOC104243049 gene encoding CDPK-related kinase 3 gives MGQCYGKTIPTVRDSDGTTITTITSVAGDSDHPLPATPVNNNVPSVKNTPARSSANSPWPSPYPHGVVAGVTPSPARSTPRRFFKRPFPPPSPAKHIKASLARRFGHAKPPTEGPIPEDGTAEPDQSLDKNFGYNKNFGAKYELGKEIGRGHFGHTCHAKGKKGDLKDLPLAVKIISKAKMTTAISIEDVRREVKILKALSCHKHLVKFHDACEDANNVYIVMELCEGGELLDRILSRGGKYSEDDAKLIVVQILSVVAFCHLQGVVHRDLKPENFLFTSRNEDADMKLIDFGLSDFIRPDERLNDIVGSAYYVAPEVLHRSYSLEADIWSIGVITYILLCGSRPFWARTESGIFRAVLRADPNFEDLPWPSVSPEAKDFVKRLLNKDYRKRMTAAQALTHPWLRSESHPIPLDILVYKLVKSYLHATPLKRAALKALSKALTEDELVYLRAQFRLMEPSKDGRVSLENFKMALIGNATDAMKESRVPDILNAMATLSYRKLDFEEFCAAAISTYQLEALEGWEQIASVAFEHFEREGNRPISVEELARELNVGPTAHSILRDWIRSDGKLSLLGYTKFLHGVTLRSAHMRHH, from the exons ATGGGCCAGTGTTACGGCAAGACCATCCCCACCGTTCGGGACTCTGATGGAACAACTATCACTACTATTACCTCCGTCGCTGGCGACTCCGATCACCCCTTACCGGCGACTCCGGTCAACAACAACGTTccctcagtcaaaaatactcctGCTCGATCCTCTGCTAACAGTCCTTGGCCAAGCCCTTACCCTCACGGTGTAGTAGCAGGTGTGACTCCTTCTCCTGCCAGGTCCACGCCTAGAAGGTTCTTCAAACGACCTTTTCCTCCGCCGTCTCCGGCCAAGCACATTAAGGCGTCGCTTGCCAGGCGATTTGGCCATGCGAAGCCCCCGACGGAGGGGCCAATTCCCGAGGATGGTACGGCTGAGCCTGATCAGTCGCTTGATAAGAATTTTGGATACAATAAGAACTTCGGTGCTAAGTATGAATTGGGGAAAGAGATCGGccgggggcattttggtcatacCTGTCACGCGAAAGGCAAGAAAGGAGACCTTAAGGACCTGCCTCTTGCTGTCAAAATCATCTCCAAAGCTAAG ATGACAACGGCAATATCCATCGAAGATGTGCGCAGAGAAGTGAAAATTTTAAAGGCTCTTTCATGCCATAAACATCTTGTCAAATTTCATGATGCTTGTGAGGATGCTAATAATGTGTACATAGTAATGGA ATTGTGTGAAGGAGGGGAATTACTTGACAGAATATTGTCAAG GGGTGGTAAATATTCAGAGGATGATGCCAAACTTATTGTTGTCCAAATTCTTAGTGTAGTTGCATTTTGTCATCTCCAAGGTGTGGTCCACCGTGACTTGAAGCCTGAG AATTTCCTTTTCACCTCCAGAAATGAAGATGCTGATATGAAGCTTATTGATTTCGGGCTTTCCGACTTTATAAGACCAG ATGAAAGACTTAATGATATTGTGGGAAGTGCATATTATGTGGCACCAGAAGTTCTCCACAGATCTTACAGCTTGGAAGCGGATATCTGGAGTATTGGGGTGATAACCTACATTTTGTTATGTGGAAGCAGACCATTCTGGGCAAGGACAGAATCTGGAATTTTTCGTGCAGTATTGAGAGCTGACCCTAACTTTGAAGACTTGCCTTGGCCTTCTGTGTCCCCTGAGGCCAAGGACTTTGTAAAGAGGCTTTTAAATAAGGACTACCGTAAGAGGATGACTGCTGCTCAAGCTTTGA CACATCCATGGTTGCGCAGCGAAAGCCATCCTATTCCTTTGGATATATTGGTCTATAAGTTGGTGAAGTCATATTTGCATGCTACACCCCTCAAACGTGCAGCACTAAAG GCTCTTTCTAAAGCTTTAACGGAAGATGAACTGGTTTACCTTAGAGCGCAATTCAGGCTTATGGAACCTAGTAAAGACGGCCGTGTTTCTCTTGAAAACTTCAAAATG GCTCTTATAGGAAATGCTACTGATGCTATGAAGGAGTCAAGGGTGCCAGATATTCTGAATGCG ATGGCAACACTGTCATATAGGAAGCtggactttgaagaattttgtGCAGCTGCAATCAGCACATATCAATTGGAGGCCCTTGAGGGATGGGAGCAGATTGCATCAGTGGCATTTGAACATTTTGAGCGAGAGGGGAATCGGCCTATTTCAGTGGAGGAGTTGGCTAGG GAGTTGAATGTAGGCCCGACTGCTCATTCCATTCTCAGAGATTGGATAAGAAGTGACGGAAAACTGAGTTTACTTGGATATACCAAATTTTTACATGGTGTGACACTTCGTAGTGCACATATGAGACATCATTAG
- the LOC104243048 gene encoding auxin-responsive protein SAUR32-like has translation MGGGERSLSLLNKHLHFSHLLIHHHQGKKHGKKDVLPKGYLAIKVGQEEEEQQRFVVPVSYFNHPLFIQLLKEAEEVYGFDHKGNITIPCHVEHFRCVQGEIDKHHHHHHHHLYVPCFRA, from the coding sequence ATGGGTGGTGGAGAGAGGAGTCTGAGTCTTCTTAACAAACATCTGCACTTTTCTCACCTTCTTATTCATCATCATCAAGGGAAGAAACATGGGAAAAAAGATGTTCTGCCCAAAGGGTATCTGGCTATAAAAGTagggcaagaagaagaagagcaACAGAGATTTGTTGTTCCTGTTTCTTATTTCAATCACCCGCTTTTCATTCAGTTGCTCAAAGAAGCAGAGGAAGTTTATGGTTTTGATCACAAGGGAAATATTACTATTCCTTGTCATGTTGAACACTTCCGCTGCGTTCAGGGAGAGATTGATaaacaccaccaccaccaccatcacCATCTTTATGTTCCGTGCTTTAGGGCTTGA